One window of Thermacetogenium phaeum DSM 12270 genomic DNA carries:
- a CDS encoding ECF transporter S component, which produces MYGNKGKPLAVFIGIVLTAGMLAAGLRQQNWGLLTTALMLTFLILAYLGFERGALSSREIGLIAVLGTVAAVARLPFAAIPNLQPVTFMVIVSGFVFGPGAGFMVGSTAALVSNFFLGHGPWTLWQMLGWGLAGISAGLLRKLCPRIGTAGMTLFCFAWGYLYGWIINLWFWTGFLHPLNWESLLAACAASFWFDTLHALGNAVFYLTLGHRIIKILERFRKKITFTPLTKQPAGGEHHRDESMRSSQLCR; this is translated from the coding sequence ATGTACGGGAACAAAGGCAAGCCTTTAGCGGTCTTCATCGGCATCGTTCTCACCGCCGGAATGCTGGCCGCCGGCCTCCGGCAGCAAAACTGGGGCCTCCTCACCACGGCCCTCATGCTCACGTTCCTCATCCTCGCTTATCTGGGCTTTGAGCGCGGCGCCCTTTCCTCGCGGGAAATCGGCCTGATCGCCGTCCTGGGAACGGTGGCCGCAGTCGCCCGACTGCCCTTCGCCGCCATTCCCAACCTCCAGCCGGTGACCTTTATGGTGATCGTCTCCGGCTTCGTCTTCGGCCCCGGCGCAGGCTTCATGGTCGGGTCAACGGCCGCCCTCGTTTCCAACTTCTTTCTCGGGCACGGGCCGTGGACGCTGTGGCAGATGCTGGGATGGGGGTTGGCCGGAATATCGGCAGGGCTGCTGAGAAAACTCTGCCCGCGGATCGGAACCGCAGGAATGACGCTGTTCTGCTTTGCCTGGGGCTACCTATACGGATGGATCATCAACCTCTGGTTCTGGACGGGCTTTCTCCATCCCCTCAACTGGGAGTCTTTGCTCGCCGCCTGCGCCGCCAGCTTCTGGTTCGACACCTTACACGCCCTGGGCAACGCAGTGTTTTACCTGACGTTGGGCCACCGGATAATCAAAATACTCGAACGCTTCCGGAAAAAAATAACGTTCACCCCGCTAACAAAGCAGCCTGCTGGTGGAGAACATCACCGCGATGAATCAATGCGATCCAGTCAGCTGTGTCGATAA
- a CDS encoding ABC transporter ATP-binding protein, with amino-acid sequence MPLFEIENLTYFYPESRTPALDDVNLDVEEGELLLIAGGSGSGKSSLARLLAGLIPAFYGGTLAGRVLFRGKSLTETASPHLNTQIGIVFQDPEKQLVMTTVEAEIAFGLENLGLPQEEMLRRLSEVMSFLGLTPLKDEFTANLSGGQKQKVALAAVLAMQPRVLILDEPTSQLDPPAADEFFNLVERLNKEMGYTVVLIEQRLERCFHLADRLAIMERGRILRSGPVKEVARWEVENSLPFLPPVAKFFAELRWPSLPLTVKEGRRELKRFYGGTPVFGKEEPQHLRLRSTPPAREGGRDRPVLEVKNVWFTYPNGKEALKGVNLKVNRGELAVVIGENAAGKSTLLKQMAGILKPSRGSVLLAGRDTRTLSLPELGRRVGYLAQNPDDTLFQDSVEEELRFTLDNLGLEDGGVIDGVLKKLDLERHRKANPRDLSSGERQRVALAAVLVARPELLILDEPTRGIDCRLKEELGGLLAGLVKEGLTVVMVTHDVEFAAEYAGRVVMMFDGRIVNDGSKEEVLAGSTFYSPQMARLFKDFAAEGVLTVREGIEKISANGDIALCTGTKASL; translated from the coding sequence TTGCCCTTATTTGAGATCGAAAATCTGACCTACTTCTATCCCGAAAGCCGCACACCGGCGTTGGACGACGTCAATCTCGACGTTGAAGAAGGGGAACTCCTCTTGATCGCGGGAGGTTCGGGTTCGGGCAAATCCTCCCTGGCGCGCCTTCTGGCGGGGCTGATTCCCGCCTTTTACGGCGGAACGCTGGCAGGCAGGGTTCTTTTCAGGGGGAAGAGCTTAACAGAAACCGCCTCCCCTCACCTAAACACCCAGATCGGCATCGTCTTCCAGGACCCCGAGAAACAGCTGGTGATGACCACAGTCGAAGCCGAAATAGCCTTCGGCCTGGAAAACCTGGGGCTGCCGCAGGAGGAGATGCTGCGCCGCCTTTCCGAGGTTATGAGCTTTCTCGGCCTCACCCCCCTCAAGGACGAATTTACCGCCAACCTTTCGGGGGGGCAAAAGCAGAAGGTGGCCCTGGCGGCGGTGTTGGCCATGCAGCCCAGGGTGCTGATCCTGGACGAGCCTACCTCTCAGCTGGACCCACCGGCGGCCGACGAGTTCTTCAATCTGGTGGAGCGCTTAAACAAGGAAATGGGCTACACCGTGGTCCTGATCGAACAGCGGCTGGAAAGGTGCTTTCACCTTGCCGACCGCCTGGCGATCATGGAGAGAGGAAGAATTCTCCGGAGCGGCCCCGTCAAAGAGGTGGCCCGGTGGGAGGTCGAGAACTCCCTCCCCTTTCTACCCCCCGTTGCGAAATTCTTCGCCGAACTCCGGTGGCCCTCCCTCCCCCTTACCGTAAAAGAAGGCCGCCGGGAACTGAAGAGGTTTTACGGGGGCACACCCGTCTTCGGAAAAGAGGAGCCGCAGCACCTGCGGCTGCGCTCCACACCGCCTGCCCGAGAAGGAGGGCGGGACAGACCGGTCCTGGAGGTCAAAAACGTCTGGTTTACCTACCCCAACGGCAAAGAGGCCCTGAAAGGGGTGAACCTGAAGGTAAACCGGGGGGAATTGGCGGTGGTCATCGGGGAAAACGCCGCAGGCAAAAGCACCCTGTTAAAACAGATGGCGGGAATTTTAAAGCCCTCCCGCGGCAGCGTGCTCCTTGCGGGAAGGGATACCCGCACCCTTTCCCTACCGGAGCTGGGGCGCCGCGTCGGCTACCTCGCCCAAAACCCGGACGACACCCTGTTCCAGGACAGTGTAGAGGAAGAGCTCCGGTTCACCCTCGACAACCTGGGCCTGGAAGACGGAGGGGTGATCGACGGCGTCCTGAAAAAGCTGGACCTCGAACGGCACCGGAAGGCCAACCCCAGGGACTTAAGCAGCGGAGAGCGCCAGCGGGTCGCCCTGGCCGCCGTCCTCGTCGCCCGACCGGAGCTGCTGATACTGGACGAACCGACGCGGGGGATCGACTGCCGCCTCAAAGAAGAATTGGGCGGCCTGCTCGCCGGACTGGTGAAGGAAGGACTCACCGTGGTAATGGTGACCCACGACGTGGAATTCGCCGCCGAATACGCAGGGCGGGTCGTTATGATGTTCGACGGGAGGATCGTGAACGACGGCTCCAAAGAAGAGGTGCTGGCGGGCTCAACCTTCTATTCGCCGCAAATGGCGAGGCTGTTTAAGGACTTTGCGGCGGAGGGAGTTCTGACCGTCAGGGAAGGGATCGAAAAAATTTCTGCGAACGGAGACATCGCCCTATGTACGGGAACAAAGGCAAGCCTTTAG
- a CDS encoding energy-coupling factor transporter transmembrane component T, translated as MLDRLFYEDKGVLLQNLHSVTALSYPAVLFALALLFSHPLYLAGIFLVSALAVVTAEAMEKWEFYLKAGIWMALLIMIINPLSFHGGKTIIWRGPTLPIVGDASICLEAICYGAAMGIRLLSILTIFCLAAAVVHPDRFLSLFSRFAYKSALVVSLATRMLPAAARELAKARVMLQMRGVDYTAGNLKERLKKYSWLLDILLLSSLEGALQTAEAMQARAFGSGPRSRYRRELWRPRDLLCLASCCLALAFSFYAKAKGYADYNYYPQLGALMPHPSSPVLLGIILANLALPSLLNWGWKRCPYLRSKI; from the coding sequence ATGCTGGATCGCTTGTTTTACGAGGATAAAGGGGTTCTGCTGCAAAACCTCCACAGCGTGACCGCCCTGAGCTACCCGGCAGTTTTATTCGCCCTGGCCCTTCTTTTCTCCCACCCACTCTATCTGGCCGGCATCTTTCTCGTCAGCGCCCTTGCCGTCGTCACCGCAGAGGCCATGGAAAAGTGGGAGTTCTACTTGAAAGCCGGCATCTGGATGGCGCTCCTGATCATGATCATCAACCCCCTCTCCTTTCACGGCGGAAAAACCATCATCTGGCGCGGCCCCACCCTGCCCATCGTAGGCGACGCCTCCATCTGCCTGGAGGCAATCTGCTACGGAGCCGCCATGGGAATACGGCTGCTGTCCATCCTGACGATCTTCTGCCTGGCAGCGGCGGTGGTCCACCCCGACAGGTTCCTGAGCCTTTTTTCCCGTTTTGCGTACAAGTCCGCACTGGTGGTTTCCCTGGCCACGAGGATGCTGCCTGCTGCGGCAAGAGAGCTGGCAAAGGCGCGGGTAATGCTCCAGATGAGGGGTGTGGACTATACTGCCGGGAATTTGAAGGAGCGGCTGAAAAAATATTCCTGGCTGCTCGACATCCTTCTTTTATCTTCCCTTGAGGGTGCTCTCCAAACGGCAGAAGCCATGCAGGCCCGGGCCTTCGGCAGCGGCCCCCGCTCCCGCTACCGGCGCGAGCTCTGGCGCCCCCGCGACCTCCTCTGCCTGGCGTCCTGCTGTTTGGCCCTGGCATTCTCCTTTTACGCCAAGGCCAAGGGTTACGCCGACTACAACTACTATCCGCAGTTAGGGGCTTTAATGCCCCACCCATCCTCACCGGTCCTGTTGGGAATCATTCTGGCAAACCTGGCTTTGCCCTCACTCTTAAACTGGGGGTGGAAACGTTGCCCTTATTTGAGATCGAAAATCTGA
- a CDS encoding stalk domain-containing protein yields the protein MKTLRKKLISLSLVPVLLLSFALTPLASAAPPSGEIGQAMERATAYLKRQEVSKGGLSPWSYLALAGAGASVNTAAVRNAAELLWQDEMLQSGDTNSWCLLVFTLLAAGADPSNFHGQNLIQQIQRSQLPNGKFPDNLQTGGEDLLNAHVWAVLALTAAGAAVPDRDQAIRWLIERQHPDGSFYWYAPDQKTSDVDSTGMALMALGALGVGKDHPAVQKALAYLEKAQKPNGGFESWGAENPESCSMVIQGLTALGIDPAGHEFTKPGGNPVTAMLRFQLADGSFEHVKGGGANEMATQQALIALADVTSGNTLFERLRAKASAGLTGNTEKTGQELARFTVGNRSYTLSTAGGEIREEMDVAPFINSGRTYVPVRYLAYALGVPEKGIVWDGKSNTVTLTLGSTVVKLTVGEKVLLLNGTVRTMDVAPVNVSGRVFLPARFVANAFGYQVQWLESSREVLITR from the coding sequence ATGAAAACCCTGAGGAAAAAACTCATCAGTTTGTCGCTGGTGCCTGTGCTTTTGCTCTCCTTCGCTCTTACTCCCTTGGCCTCCGCAGCTCCCCCATCCGGGGAGATCGGTCAGGCCATGGAGAGAGCGACAGCCTACCTGAAGCGGCAGGAAGTGAGCAAAGGGGGCCTTTCCCCCTGGAGCTACCTGGCTCTTGCGGGAGCAGGTGCTTCCGTGAATACCGCGGCTGTGCGAAACGCTGCTGAGCTGCTCTGGCAGGATGAGATGCTCCAGAGCGGAGACACCAACAGTTGGTGTCTCTTGGTCTTTACCCTCCTGGCCGCAGGAGCTGACCCCTCTAACTTCCACGGCCAGAATCTCATCCAGCAGATTCAGCGCTCCCAGCTCCCGAATGGCAAGTTTCCGGACAACCTGCAAACGGGAGGAGAGGACCTCCTCAACGCCCATGTCTGGGCGGTCCTCGCCCTCACGGCAGCTGGGGCAGCGGTGCCCGACCGGGATCAAGCCATCCGGTGGCTGATCGAAAGGCAGCACCCCGACGGCTCCTTTTACTGGTACGCCCCCGACCAAAAGACCTCTGATGTGGATTCCACCGGCATGGCCCTGATGGCCTTGGGTGCCCTGGGAGTAGGGAAAGATCACCCTGCCGTTCAGAAGGCGCTGGCCTACCTGGAAAAAGCCCAGAAGCCGAACGGTGGCTTCGAGTCCTGGGGGGCAGAAAACCCTGAATCCTGCAGCATGGTGATTCAGGGACTGACCGCCTTGGGGATCGATCCCGCCGGCCACGAATTCACCAAACCCGGCGGGAATCCCGTCACAGCCATGCTGAGGTTCCAGTTAGCCGACGGCTCCTTTGAGCACGTCAAAGGCGGTGGCGCGAACGAGATGGCCACCCAGCAGGCCTTGATCGCCCTGGCCGATGTTACCTCCGGAAACACACTGTTCGAGCGCTTGCGAGCAAAGGCATCTGCCGGATTAACAGGAAATACGGAGAAAACCGGTCAAGAGCTGGCCAGGTTCACCGTAGGGAATAGGAGTTACACGCTCTCCACTGCTGGAGGGGAGATAAGGGAGGAGATGGATGTTGCCCCATTCATCAACAGCGGCCGCACCTACGTCCCGGTGCGCTACCTGGCATACGCCCTGGGCGTGCCGGAAAAGGGAATCGTCTGGGACGGCAAGAGCAATACAGTCACCCTGACCCTTGGAAGCACCGTCGTCAAACTGACAGTGGGTGAAAAGGTGCTCCTGCTCAACGGAACGGTCAGGACAATGGATGTCGCTCCCGTAAACGTCAGTGGAAGGGTATTCCTCCCGGCCAGGTTCGTTGCCAATGCCTTCGGCTATCAGGTGCAGTGGCTTGAATCCAGCCGTGAGGTTTTGATCACCAGGTAG
- a CDS encoding DUF4430 domain-containing protein, protein MKRYSYLLLVALLLLGLIVPVTYSSWVQKKGQPVGQTGTPAREETAPAQGTGTTPTADGEEKGTETGSANSRSEAVGPVSTASGKMPAGDSQQKQAPQQPSQERAAEPAPPASGSVTVVGIAVVGSGGELLYGPAEVRIGKESSWGVTALGALDATGLPYTLSPRYADLVDSIAGQRNRGQSGWMYNVNGEIPAVAAAKKPLKQGDKVIWWYSKGINQAPPSWDDLEKQR, encoded by the coding sequence GTGAAGAGATACTCTTATCTGCTCCTCGTGGCCCTGCTCTTATTGGGGCTAATCGTTCCGGTGACCTACTCCAGTTGGGTTCAGAAGAAGGGCCAGCCGGTCGGACAGACCGGGACGCCGGCGAGGGAAGAAACGGCGCCCGCACAAGGAACGGGTACGACGCCCACCGCCGACGGAGAAGAAAAGGGAACGGAGACCGGCTCCGCAAATTCCCGGAGCGAGGCCGTCGGTCCCGTGAGCACCGCCTCCGGGAAAATGCCCGCCGGGGATTCTCAACAGAAGCAGGCCCCGCAGCAGCCATCTCAGGAAAGGGCAGCAGAACCGGCACCCCCTGCCTCCGGCAGCGTGACGGTCGTTGGCATTGCGGTCGTCGGGAGCGGCGGCGAACTGCTCTACGGCCCGGCCGAGGTAAGGATCGGAAAGGAAAGCAGCTGGGGGGTCACCGCTCTGGGGGCGCTCGACGCCACCGGCCTGCCCTACACCCTTTCCCCCAGGTACGCCGACCTGGTGGATTCCATTGCCGGCCAGCGCAACCGCGGCCAGTCGGGCTGGATGTACAATGTTAACGGCGAAATTCCGGCGGTTGCGGCTGCCAAAAAACCCTTAAAGCAGGGGGACAAAGTGATCTGGTGGTACAGCAAGGGCATTAACCAGGCACCCCCTTCTTGGGATGACCTGGAAAAACAGCGCTGA
- a CDS encoding S-layer homology domain-containing protein translates to MSTRRKGFRVLALLLIAVMSFSFAALPPAVPFAHAGSSDLSGLADRAANYLYNEFVREGAKNGDSSVGSYAVWTLTQAGVDVSAWLHDGTSLKDAVIEIITQDIADPEVSVKVLAQDLLAAQALERQDLAEELLEVLKNREQSTGGFDYNVYSDMPAYDLLGRSGKLDAMNTDYARNYILSTQNKVYASIPEAVYESVYGSWGMSWDGVFYPDFITTAQAIRALSYLDPLKEDPEIRAAVDLGLQWLKKQQKEDGSFAVSDWEDPLINTVEMVATLEVLEIDPSSLTSNTGKSPVDYLIGNALNPDGSFGTSKNAMDATWALWGYWLLGGRVQNQLFMEPTSASLSVGEKVYFKSMLNGSDVTQDAVWTVGEQSIASVAYGLVTGLKAGTTVVSAAYGGLTGSAVLTVKSPVPPGGTSTYTVEIAVVGMDGELLYGPGPVTISAGSRWGMTALGALDATDLPYSMSDQWPDFIESIAGQAGSGMAGWCYVVNGNIPSVAAAKYDVRDGDRIIWYYSKDINEPPPKWDDLVKRAASGTVSPSAAVEEIADLLTDLEKSKLTPGEVITGIGDLLDQLGAAEATEELKSKLAEAVNALSLRLAKIPDEALSVRTDGATAKVEVDGDAIKNQVSAVKSAVTLAEKLEQIGVNEVGNLALEQIVVKLPTELASQKGFTVELPAEAGEELVSANLGLAVEGPEVSLSLPPEVLKKACDTAPNLAGLELAVARREPSKLNPFKGASVVGNVAFDLEANTITAEGKKESLKGSFSKKVTVTLSLEGIDLGGIDRGRLAVYRQKGDGSWEFVGGSLSADEKSYSFETDHLSVYSLMEFQNPFKDVTSHWARETIELMAMRLIARGISEDSFAPDQKLSRAQFAAFLVRALDVEEETPQVRTFSDVPPDHWGYRAIEAAFREGLVAGTGAGRFEPERAIKREEMAVILAAVLKRNGIATALTDTQRDEVLKGYGDSDRISEWAKEGLAVCVSKGIIKGRAEAALAPLGSATRAEAVVVLENLLRLLGKL, encoded by the coding sequence ATGTCAACCAGGAGAAAAGGCTTCAGAGTCCTCGCCTTACTGCTCATCGCCGTAATGTCGTTCTCTTTTGCGGCACTTCCCCCGGCGGTTCCCTTCGCCCACGCCGGATCTTCTGATTTATCTGGTCTGGCGGACAGAGCGGCCAACTATCTCTACAACGAATTCGTCAGAGAAGGGGCCAAAAATGGAGACTCTTCCGTAGGCTCGTACGCCGTTTGGACGCTCACTCAAGCAGGCGTCGACGTCAGTGCTTGGCTGCACGATGGAACGTCCCTTAAAGATGCAGTTATCGAGATCATTACTCAAGACATCGCCGATCCGGAGGTATCGGTAAAGGTTCTCGCCCAGGACCTGCTGGCAGCGCAGGCGCTGGAGCGGCAGGATTTAGCTGAAGAGCTGCTTGAGGTGCTGAAAAACAGGGAGCAGAGCACCGGCGGTTTCGACTACAACGTTTACAGCGACATGCCGGCCTACGACCTCCTGGGCAGATCCGGCAAGCTCGACGCGATGAACACAGATTACGCCAGAAATTATATTTTGAGCACGCAGAACAAGGTTTACGCGAGCATCCCCGAAGCCGTTTACGAAAGTGTTTACGGTTCCTGGGGCATGAGCTGGGACGGGGTCTTTTACCCCGATTTTATAACGACGGCCCAAGCCATTAGGGCGCTCTCCTACCTGGACCCGCTGAAAGAAGATCCCGAGATACGAGCAGCAGTCGACCTCGGCCTCCAATGGCTGAAGAAGCAGCAAAAAGAGGACGGAAGCTTTGCGGTATCTGATTGGGAAGACCCGCTAATAAACACGGTGGAGATGGTAGCCACCCTTGAGGTTCTGGAAATAGATCCGTCTTCTTTAACAAGTAACACAGGCAAGAGCCCTGTTGACTATCTGATCGGCAACGCCCTCAACCCCGACGGAAGCTTCGGCACCAGCAAAAACGCCATGGACGCCACCTGGGCGCTGTGGGGGTACTGGCTCTTAGGCGGAAGAGTGCAAAACCAGCTCTTCATGGAACCCACGAGCGCCAGCCTGAGTGTTGGAGAGAAAGTTTACTTTAAGTCTATGCTCAACGGCTCCGATGTTACTCAGGACGCGGTTTGGACTGTAGGCGAGCAAAGTATCGCCAGTGTTGCCTACGGCCTCGTGACGGGCCTGAAGGCGGGAACCACAGTTGTGAGTGCAGCCTATGGAGGCCTGACGGGTTCGGCCGTCTTGACCGTAAAATCGCCGGTACCGCCGGGTGGTACCAGCACGTACACGGTGGAGATCGCCGTTGTAGGAATGGACGGAGAACTGCTCTACGGCCCCGGCCCCGTCACGATTTCTGCCGGCAGCAGGTGGGGCATGACGGCTCTGGGGGCCCTGGATGCCACAGACCTTCCCTATAGCATGTCCGACCAATGGCCGGATTTCATCGAATCCATTGCCGGCCAGGCCGGAAGCGGCATGGCCGGCTGGTGCTATGTGGTTAACGGAAACATACCGTCTGTGGCCGCCGCAAAATACGACGTCAGAGACGGTGACAGAATCATCTGGTACTACAGCAAGGACATCAACGAGCCGCCCCCGAAATGGGATGACCTGGTCAAACGGGCGGCTTCGGGAACGGTTTCCCCGAGCGCTGCCGTCGAGGAGATCGCAGATCTCCTGACAGACCTGGAAAAGAGTAAGCTCACACCGGGTGAGGTAATAACCGGGATCGGCGACCTCCTCGACCAGCTCGGCGCAGCGGAGGCAACTGAAGAGCTGAAAAGCAAGCTGGCAGAGGCCGTCAATGCCCTTTCCCTGCGGTTGGCAAAAATCCCGGATGAAGCCTTGAGCGTCAGGACGGACGGAGCAACGGCAAAGGTTGAAGTAGACGGGGATGCCATTAAAAACCAGGTAAGCGCCGTCAAAAGTGCGGTCACCCTGGCTGAGAAGCTGGAACAAATCGGAGTAAACGAAGTGGGGAATCTGGCATTAGAGCAAATCGTCGTAAAGCTGCCCACAGAGCTTGCCTCCCAGAAGGGATTCACCGTAGAGCTTCCTGCAGAGGCGGGAGAGGAGCTCGTCTCCGCCAACCTGGGGCTTGCGGTGGAGGGTCCCGAGGTTTCCCTCTCCCTCCCGCCGGAGGTGCTGAAGAAAGCATGCGATACGGCACCAAACCTTGCCGGGCTTGAGCTTGCAGTCGCCAGGAGAGAGCCCTCAAAACTCAATCCCTTCAAGGGGGCTAGCGTTGTCGGCAATGTGGCATTCGACCTCGAGGCTAATACAATCACAGCAGAAGGGAAAAAGGAATCCCTGAAGGGCAGTTTCTCAAAGAAGGTCACCGTGACGCTTTCCCTGGAGGGGATTGATCTTGGAGGGATCGACAGAGGCAGGCTGGCGGTTTACAGGCAGAAAGGGGACGGCTCCTGGGAGTTCGTCGGCGGAAGCCTGAGCGCGGACGAAAAGAGCTACTCCTTTGAGACCGACCACCTGAGCGTCTACAGCCTGATGGAGTTCCAGAACCCCTTCAAGGACGTCACGAGCCACTGGGCGCGGGAAACCATCGAGCTGATGGCAATGAGGCTGATCGCCAGGGGAATCAGCGAGGATTCCTTTGCCCCTGACCAGAAACTCAGCAGGGCGCAGTTTGCGGCATTCCTGGTCAGGGCACTGGACGTCGAAGAAGAAACGCCGCAGGTGAGAACCTTCAGCGACGTTCCTCCCGATCACTGGGGGTACAGGGCAATCGAAGCGGCGTTCAGGGAAGGACTGGTCGCAGGTACAGGTGCAGGGAGATTTGAGCCGGAGAGGGCCATCAAAAGGGAGGAGATGGCGGTAATTCTGGCGGCAGTCCTGAAACGAAACGGAATCGCCACCGCCCTGACGGACACCCAAAGAGATGAAGTCCTCAAGGGATACGGCGACTCCGACCGGATTTCCGAGTGGGCAAAAGAGGGGCTGGCGGTCTGCGTAAGTAAAGGCATTATCAAGGGAAGAGCAGAGGCCGCACTTGCCCCGCTGGGCAGCGCCACGCGGGCGGAGGCCGTCGTGGTGCTGGAGAACCTGCTCCGGCTGTTAGGAAAGCTTTAA
- a CDS encoding type II toxin-antitoxin system PemK/MazF family toxin, with product MDFPKRGEIWLVSLEPTLGREIGKTRPALVISNDLNNQYAGTITVLLITSKTEKIYPFETFISGEESGLPRDSKIKSNQIRTVDKRRLVKYLARISEEKLKQVERAILIHLGIEC from the coding sequence GTGGATTTTCCAAAGAGGGGCGAGATCTGGCTGGTCTCCTTAGAGCCGACGCTCGGTCGTGAAATAGGCAAGACACGACCGGCATTGGTGATATCCAACGATCTCAATAACCAGTATGCCGGAACGATAACAGTTCTTCTGATAACGTCGAAAACGGAAAAGATCTACCCTTTTGAAACTTTTATTTCCGGTGAGGAATCCGGTCTTCCTAGAGATTCCAAGATTAAATCTAATCAGATCAGGACCGTAGATAAAAGAAGATTGGTTAAATACCTAGCCAGGATTTCGGAAGAAAAACTTAAGCAAGTGGAGCGAGCAATTCTTATTCATCTCGGTATTGAATGTTAG
- a CDS encoding DUF6485 family protein, producing MECRKEKNLEKCSCTYDYCERKGLCCECVAYHREHGELPGCFFPAEVERTYDRSIEAFIRCHQKSKK from the coding sequence GTGGAATGCCGCAAGGAGAAGAACCTGGAAAAGTGCTCCTGCACCTACGACTACTGTGAGAGGAAGGGCCTCTGCTGCGAGTGCGTGGCCTACCATCGGGAGCACGGCGAACTGCCGGGGTGCTTCTTCCCGGCGGAGGTGGAGCGAACCTACGACCGCTCGATCGAGGCCTTCATCAGGTGCCATCAGAAGAGCAAAAAGTGA